Proteins encoded within one genomic window of Flavobacterium gilvum:
- a CDS encoding TolC family protein — MNYSNFIKIKKVSVIVTIACLFYEVGFSQNTDGVRLVKLDEVIQLGIQNNNQLKMANTDVATANENLSQSHIAKAPVIGLNMAYNYIGNPKVFEGFYEKNTTIDYYHHQGSAGIFGSMPLYYGGAINNQIEKQQLIVNMQESVAKMTEAEIKQTITTQFFTLEKLYKQIEVTKQNILNTDLRIKQLQSRVANGQNLKSDLLRTELQKSNFEVAVFRSSNSIELISNYLDILTGLPTNTKLKPVLDGILIPKAEVSLEESLADAYENRYEIKRSEINVKIAESSLDITRSGFKPYINANLLFNTQYPAQWPNYTDNILNYWAAGVSLGWDISSFYNLKHRTNADQLQIDKSNIALEATKDVINQDVKAAYVRFMESVRNITTFKKDVDLALSNYKIVKSRYDNDFALISDIVDAELQLNEAKISLNNANIEAIIQYYSLQYAMGKL, encoded by the coding sequence ATGAATTATTCAAATTTTATAAAAATAAAAAAGGTATCAGTTATTGTAACAATAGCTTGCCTTTTCTATGAAGTTGGATTTTCTCAAAATACTGATGGGGTCAGACTAGTAAAATTGGACGAAGTCATACAATTGGGAATTCAGAACAATAATCAGCTTAAAATGGCCAATACAGATGTTGCAACGGCCAATGAAAATTTAAGCCAATCCCATATAGCCAAAGCACCTGTAATAGGTTTGAATATGGCTTATAATTATATTGGCAATCCTAAAGTTTTTGAAGGGTTTTATGAAAAAAACACGACCATTGATTATTATCATCATCAAGGTTCGGCAGGTATTTTCGGTTCCATGCCTTTGTATTATGGAGGAGCAATCAATAATCAAATTGAAAAACAACAACTGATTGTTAATATGCAGGAATCAGTCGCCAAAATGACCGAAGCCGAGATAAAACAAACTATTACAACGCAATTTTTTACCCTCGAAAAATTATACAAACAAATAGAAGTTACAAAGCAAAATATACTCAATACCGATTTGCGTATTAAACAATTGCAATCTAGGGTTGCCAATGGTCAGAATCTTAAAAGTGATTTGTTACGAACAGAATTACAAAAGTCGAATTTTGAAGTGGCTGTTTTTCGTAGTTCCAATTCTATTGAATTAATCAGTAATTATCTGGATATATTGACCGGATTGCCAACCAATACCAAACTGAAACCTGTTTTGGATGGAATTTTGATTCCAAAAGCAGAGGTGAGTCTCGAGGAAAGTTTGGCGGATGCCTATGAAAACCGATACGAAATTAAAAGATCGGAAATCAATGTAAAAATTGCCGAATCGTCTTTGGACATAACCCGAAGCGGATTTAAACCGTATATCAATGCTAATTTGCTTTTTAATACACAATATCCGGCTCAATGGCCAAACTATACTGATAATATTCTGAATTATTGGGCTGCTGGAGTATCACTTGGATGGGATATTTCTAGTTTTTATAATTTAAAACACAGAACCAATGCAGACCAACTACAAATTGATAAAAGTAATATTGCGCTTGAAGCAACCAAAGATGTAATTAATCAGGATGTAAAAGCGGCGTATGTTCGTTTTATGGAAAGTGTTAGAAATATTACAACTTTTAAAAAAGACGTTGATTTGGCGTTGAGCAATTATAAAATTGTAAAAAGCCGTTATGATAATGATTTTGCCCTAATCAGTGATATCGTTGATGCAGAATTGCAGTTGAACGAAGCCAAAATTTCATTGAATAATGCCAATATAGAAGCCATTATTCAATATTATTCTTTACAGTATGCTATGGGTAAACTTTAA
- a CDS encoding HlyD family secretion protein, whose translation MSEANTSSEVAVKSEKMRNTILTVLSFVFIIGGGIWILSLFFDFHRYETTNNAQVESYINSITARATGHVSVINFDSHQFIHKGDTLVVLEDEEYKIKVRQAEADLAVAEGNLHSLEQSVITAISNEAASKDKLSGDMADLEKAQKDYERFRNMYADSAVTRNQYDQVVSKLQSTKAYLNAGEKELMASRSVTKQSHTNLEASNATVARKKADLENALLQLSYTYIIAQADGYVGERTISVGELINANQVIATMVLNQKLWVNANFKETQIEKIKLGQEATIVIDALDGKEFKGKVVGFSPATGAKFSMVEPDNSTGNFVKITQRIPVKIDFEASGKELAEVKPGMNVTVEINK comes from the coding sequence ATGAGCGAAGCGAATACATCCAGCGAAGTTGCCGTAAAAAGCGAGAAAATGAGAAACACGATATTGACTGTTTTATCTTTTGTTTTCATCATAGGTGGGGGCATTTGGATATTAAGTTTGTTTTTTGATTTTCATCGGTATGAAACAACCAATAATGCCCAGGTAGAATCCTATATCAACAGCATAACTGCCAGGGCAACAGGGCACGTGTCAGTCATTAATTTTGATTCTCATCAGTTTATTCATAAAGGAGATACGCTGGTTGTTCTTGAAGATGAGGAATACAAAATAAAAGTTAGACAAGCCGAAGCCGATTTGGCTGTCGCCGAAGGAAACCTCCATTCATTGGAACAATCTGTGATTACGGCTATTTCAAACGAAGCTGCTTCCAAGGATAAATTGTCAGGTGATATGGCCGACCTTGAAAAAGCCCAAAAAGATTATGAACGTTTCAGAAATATGTACGCCGATTCTGCCGTAACACGAAACCAATACGATCAGGTGGTTTCGAAGCTGCAATCTACCAAAGCGTATCTCAATGCGGGTGAAAAAGAATTAATGGCGAGCCGATCGGTTACAAAACAAAGCCACACAAATCTTGAGGCTTCAAATGCAACTGTTGCTAGAAAAAAAGCCGATTTGGAAAATGCTTTATTGCAACTGTCTTACACCTACATCATTGCTCAGGCCGATGGTTATGTGGGCGAAAGAACCATATCAGTTGGTGAATTGATAAACGCCAATCAAGTAATTGCAACAATGGTTTTGAACCAAAAACTTTGGGTAAATGCCAATTTTAAAGAAACTCAAATTGAGAAAATTAAATTGGGACAAGAAGCTACTATTGTAATTGATGCGCTCGATGGAAAGGAATTCAAAGGAAAAGTAGTAGGTTTTTCACCGGCAACAGGAGCCAAATTCTCTATGGTAGAACCAGATAATTCCACAGGGAATTTCGTGAAAATCACACAACGTATTCCAGTGAAAATTGACTTTGAAGCGTCTGGAAAAGAATTGGCTGAAGTAAAACCCGGAATGAATGTCACTGTTGAAATCAATAAATGA